In one window of Mytilus galloprovincialis chromosome 6, xbMytGall1.hap1.1, whole genome shotgun sequence DNA:
- the LOC143079021 gene encoding uncharacterized protein LOC143079021 isoform X1 has product MKLKLPCCLFALLALKCVQGAPPKNKVKKTGPSCPRYPTRYEGDSLVIEIEKGECEMVIASVNMHEQNADKVKSFRKRVKAVLRKVNMPTVTFRSLMTIYEEGSSRTPSDGTSNNVVPGSQVNDTSKITVINPNTDIGSPNPRQEAVNKCTKTDYRFVGPVLIIDTVPGECQMMIVAHGNRKNKVFKRLNKKGKPIRPRKKIMFEYIDEQFF; this is encoded by the exons ATGAAGCTGAAATTGCCCTGTTGTCTATTTG CGTTATTGGCGCTTAAATGTGTACAAGGAGCACCTCCAAAAAACAAAGTCAAGAAAACTGGACCAAGCTGTCCTAGATATCCTACAAGATATGAGGGAGACTCGTTGGTCATTGAGATTGAAAAGGGGGAATGTGAAAT GGTCATAGCATCTGTGAATATGCACGAACAGAATGCAGATAAAGTGAAGTCTTTTAGAAAACGCGTGAAAGCTGTATTGAG aaaaGTAAACATGCCGACTGTAACCTTTCGTTCTTTGATGACTATTTATGAAGAAGGATCCAGTCGTACACCAAGCGATGGGACAAGTAATAACGTAGTACCTGGCAGTCAAGTCAATGATACATCTAAAATAACAGTCATCAATCCAAACACAGATATAGGGTCGCCAAATCCAAGACAGGAAGCTGTAAATAAATGTACGAAAACGGACTACAGATTTGTTGGACCTGTCTTAATTATCGACACAGTCCCGGGAGAGTGCCAGAT GATGATAGTTGCACACGGAAACAGAAAGAATAAAGTGTTTAAACGTCtgaataaaaaaggaaaaccaaTAAGACCAAg
- the LOC143079021 gene encoding uncharacterized protein LOC143079021 isoform X2: MKLKLPCCLFALLALKCVQGAPPKNKVKKTGPSCPRYPTRYEGDSLVIEIEKGECEIKVNMPTVTFRSLMTIYEEGSSRTPSDGTSNNVVPGSQVNDTSKITVINPNTDIGSPNPRQEAVNKCTKTDYRFVGPVLIIDTVPGECQMMIVAHGNRKNKVFKRLNKKGKPIRPRKKIMFEYIDEQFF; this comes from the exons ATGAAGCTGAAATTGCCCTGTTGTCTATTTG CGTTATTGGCGCTTAAATGTGTACAAGGAGCACCTCCAAAAAACAAAGTCAAGAAAACTGGACCAAGCTGTCCTAGATATCCTACAAGATATGAGGGAGACTCGTTGGTCATTGAGATTGAAAAGGGGGAATGTGAAAT aaaaGTAAACATGCCGACTGTAACCTTTCGTTCTTTGATGACTATTTATGAAGAAGGATCCAGTCGTACACCAAGCGATGGGACAAGTAATAACGTAGTACCTGGCAGTCAAGTCAATGATACATCTAAAATAACAGTCATCAATCCAAACACAGATATAGGGTCGCCAAATCCAAGACAGGAAGCTGTAAATAAATGTACGAAAACGGACTACAGATTTGTTGGACCTGTCTTAATTATCGACACAGTCCCGGGAGAGTGCCAGAT GATGATAGTTGCACACGGAAACAGAAAGAATAAAGTGTTTAAACGTCtgaataaaaaaggaaaaccaaTAAGACCAAg